In a single window of the Rhodamnia argentea isolate NSW1041297 chromosome 2, ASM2092103v1, whole genome shotgun sequence genome:
- the LOC115747922 gene encoding heat stress transcription factor B-4-like: MAQLMVDKCGEGLLVTVEAQKAVPAPFLTKTYQLVDDPATDHIVSWGDDDSTFIVWRPPEFARDLLPNYFKHNNFSSFVRQLNTYGFRKIVPDRWEFANEFFRKGEKHLLCEIHRRKTAQPQITHHHHPHSASSFGVPNQGFFPFPSRLSISPSDSDDQHSSHWCDSPPPPPPPPPLSSPRSGCGGFNNSVGLVASAAHYSSSAVTALSEDNERLRRSNNMLMSELAHMKKLYNDIIYFVQNHVKPVAPSTYSSLSPPSLVQKPLNQLLGYNNYANAIAAPTNNNCVVSSHVKPVVRGSTNVSQSSLAILEDPPVMNKMKLFGVPLLSKKRLHPEYNSSPVGYMETNKARLVLEKDDLGLNLMPPSAC, translated from the exons ATGGCGCAGCTTATGGTGGACAAGTGCGGGGAGGGCTTGCTGGTGACCGTGGAAGCGCAGAAGGCGGTGCCGGCGCCCTTCCTCACGAAGACGTACCAGCTTGTGGACGACCCCGCCACCGACCACATCGTCTCGTGGGGCGACGACGACTCCACCTTCATCGTGTGGCGTCCCCCCGAGTTCGCCCGCGACCTCCTCCCGAACTATTTCAAGCACAACAACTTCTCCAGCTTCGTCCGCCAGCTCAACACCTAC GGTTTTAGGAAGATTGTACCAGACAGGTGGGAATTCGCCAACGAGTTCTTCAGGAAGGGCGAGAAGCATTTACTCTGCGAGATTCACCGCCGCAAGACCGCCCAACCCCAAatcacccaccaccaccacccgcaCTCCGCCTCGTCCTTTGGGGTCCCCAACCAGGGTTTCTTCCCTTTCCCAAGCCGCCTCAGCATCTCTCCCTCCGACTCCGACGACCAGCATTCCTCCCACTGGTGCGACTCCCCgccccctcctccccctccaCCGCCGCTCTCTTCTCCCCGGAGCGGCTGCGGCGGCTTCAACAACAGCGTGGGGCTTGTCGCGAGCGCCGCCCATTACAGCAGCTCCGCAGTCACTGCCCTATCCGAGGACAACGAGAGGCTGCGGAGGAGCAACAACATGCTCATGTCCGAGCTCGCGCACATGAAGAAGCTCTACAACGACATCATCTACTTCGTCCAGAACCACGTGAAGCCTGTCGCTCCCAGCACTTACTCGTCGTTGTCGCCGCCTTCTCTGGTGCAAAAACCCTTGAACCAGCTCCTTGGCTACAATAACTACGCCAATGCCATTGCAGCTCCCACCAACAATAATTGCGTCGTTAGCAGTCACGTCAAGCCGGTGGTCCGCGGCAGCACCAACGTATCACAGAGCTCTCTAGCGATACTTGAAGACCCGCCGGTCATGAACAAGATGAAGCTCTTCGGCGTGCCACTTCTGTCGAAGAAGCGGCTGCACCCAGAGTACAACTCGAGCCCGGTGGGTTACATGGAGACCAACAAGGCTCGTTTGGTGTTGGAGAAGGATGACTTAGGGTTGAATCTTATGCCTCCTTCGGCTTGTTAA